The Xenopus tropicalis strain Nigerian chromosome 7, UCB_Xtro_10.0, whole genome shotgun sequence genome includes a region encoding these proteins:
- the btg4 gene encoding protein BTG4: MKEEIAATVVFLTMLVKKHKQLSKQKIEKFAAKLTTILFAKYKTHWYAENPTKGQAFRCIRINQCQAVDAVLEKACAESNVDFNDLGLPKEMTIWVDPFEVCCRYGEKNDPFTIANFKGKDDCNVPKRISNAVEKATSDYHSGTSSDEEPTNKEPKTIPKVSNPNSIYQCADYTQTIPPWSQYPRRKHYPNDGYQHQSMPYYPPQKSYKAFRQSSAFSGPRVDRYHWVNMKR; encoded by the exons ATGAAAGAAGAAATTGCCGCCACGGTTGTGTTCCTCACAATGCTGGTGAAAAAGCACAAGCAGCTGAGCAAGCAGAAAATTGAAAAATTTGCAGCTAAATTAACCACTATATTATTTGCTAAATATAAGACTCATTGGTATGCGGAGAATCCAACAAAAGGACAAGCATTCCG ATGTATAAGAATTAACCAATGCCAAGCTGTAGATGCAGTACTGGAGAAAGCTTGTGCTGAAAGTAATGTGGACTTCAATGACCTTGGCCTGCCAAAGGAGATGACTATATGGGTTGATCCATTTGAAGTATGCTGCAG GTATGGGGAGAAAAATGATCCCTTTACAATTGCAAACTTCAAAGGAAAAGATGACTGCAATGTACCTAAACGAATTAGCAATGCTGTTGAGAAGGCAACATCGGATTATCATTCTGGTACCTCTTCTGATGAAGAACCGACTAACAAAGAGCCAAAGACTATTCCTAAAGTTAGCAATCCCAACAGCATTTACCAG tGTGCAGACTATACTCAAACCATTCCACCGTGGTCCCAATATCCTCGGAGAAAGCATTATCCAAATGATGGGTATCAGCATCAGTCCATGCCTTATTATCCTCCGCAAAAATCCTACAAAGCCTTCAGACAGTCTTCTGCTTTTTCAGGCCCTCGTGTTGATAGATACCACTGGGTGAATATGAAACGATGA